A single window of Metallosphaera hakonensis JCM 8857 = DSM 7519 DNA harbors:
- a CDS encoding RNA polymerase subunit Rpo13, which translates to MSEDYEDESEPQTQAEDVRTEDEDEGGVPAMSLQDIELLTKNTEVWHNLISGKISLEEAKKEFEDNNSIFENKTEKSKARPSKRKVAKKTKKPKTAKKKEE; encoded by the coding sequence ATGTCAGAGGATTATGAGGATGAGAGCGAACCACAGACACAAGCAGAGGACGTTAGGACCGAAGACGAAGACGAAGGAGGAGTTCCGGCTATGTCTCTTCAGGATATAGAGTTGCTGACTAAAAACACAGAGGTATGGCACAATCTTATCTCAGGTAAAATTAGCTTAGAGGAAGCTAAGAAGGAATTTGAAGATAACAATTCAATATTTGAAAATAAGACTGAAAAGAGTAAAGCCAGGCCTTCTAAGAGGAAGGTAGCTAAGAAAACTAAAAAACCTAAAACTGCTAAGAAGAAGGAAGAGTAA
- a CDS encoding DNA polymerase sliding clamp: protein MFRVIYPSSRDFYYIVSSISKLTDNLVLNFTEDGINSKYLTEDKVMMSVLEIGKDSLEEYSIDKPLSLQFNLGDLKKLLSKIKGRSTIEIIETESGMRIIIRDEKTGTKSSVNLSAEKGEPQVTKEPSVTHSVSMSIDGEVFRVLIDESMQIGEEIEIKAEDEQVTFNVDEAGKRYVGILRNGKPLTKLEIENSGSSKYSLPVLEKVSSALSFSKELVIGFGTGIPMKLTAPLEKGASLRFWVAPRL from the coding sequence ATGTTTAGAGTCATATACCCTAGTTCTAGGGATTTTTATTACATTGTTTCATCGATTTCAAAATTAACAGATAATTTAGTGCTTAATTTTACTGAAGATGGTATAAATAGTAAATATCTCACAGAAGATAAAGTTATGATGAGTGTCCTGGAGATAGGAAAGGACTCATTAGAGGAATATTCCATAGATAAACCTCTCTCCTTACAGTTTAATTTAGGGGATTTAAAAAAATTACTCTCAAAAATTAAGGGAAGGTCGACCATTGAGATCATAGAGACTGAGTCGGGTATGAGAATTATAATTAGGGACGAGAAAACTGGCACAAAGAGTAGTGTAAATCTTTCTGCGGAGAAGGGAGAACCACAAGTGACCAAGGAGCCCTCTGTTACACATTCCGTAAGTATGAGTATTGATGGAGAAGTATTTAGAGTGTTAATTGACGAGTCGATGCAGATAGGGGAAGAGATTGAGATTAAGGCTGAGGATGAACAAGTAACCTTTAACGTTGATGAGGCAGGGAAAAGATATGTGGGCATACTTAGAAACGGGAAGCCTTTGACGAAACTGGAAATAGAGAACTCTGGAAGTTCAAAATATAGTCTCCCCGTCTTGGAAAAAGTCTCCAGCGCCCTATCATTTTCCAAGGAGTTAGTGATAGGTTTCGGGACAGGAATACCCATGAAACTTACGGCTCCATTAGAGAAAGGAGCTAGTTTAAGATTCTGGGTAGCCCCAAGACTCTGA
- a CDS encoding ATP-binding protein — MQLAIRYSIVVAITLAEITIGEFFERGSPLNQLINSLLFASLLFIDGVISPLILDSLISSAAFSMSILMFLLLAGSSDPYLLLDYISGVGVSFFLTYLTRSIWDRALKSFKLMKRRPNLRILAISTVIGVVVYFLTGSALIVAGVVVDSILLSFLDRTGLSLLSALSWISLPYLIMADPGSQETGLCIGRVEKVLARSLIPGFFQSGYRYKWFSVERPFCIELDKLKNFNTVILGSSGYGKSSLAKLILSKLDVDYIVFDLHGEYTDLKGKRIDVASNGINPLSLFGRSPKQRSIEISMMLKSIFNLGNIQTMDLSNLIIEGYQEKGIYDEDERSWILSPPTFRDLILLLERKKRASLNSADLSRWGSIEPYLRFLDSNVFNGSEDISKIIEGKTILDFSRISISNIKYVLMETILTSILGTMYTQKYGSLRRLVVIDEAPFLLEKESGEIMAERLFAEGRKFGYGFVMISQYSSKLEKMINNASLVMVMGMKEPNEVNYISRLLGDRSYESERVIYETVTGLERGMIMTRDITVNDIIVVRLHQG, encoded by the coding sequence ATGCAGCTTGCAATACGATACTCCATAGTTGTAGCTATAACCCTGGCAGAGATTACCATAGGCGAATTCTTCGAAAGAGGGTCGCCCTTAAATCAATTAATTAATTCTTTACTTTTCGCGTCTTTACTGTTCATTGACGGAGTTATCTCTCCCCTGATCCTAGATTCCCTGATTTCCAGTGCGGCATTCTCCATGTCAATACTCATGTTCTTACTTTTAGCTGGATCCTCCGATCCGTATCTCCTTCTTGACTACATCTCCGGGGTTGGCGTATCTTTTTTTCTAACGTATTTGACAAGGTCGATCTGGGATAGGGCCCTAAAATCCTTCAAACTAATGAAAAGACGTCCTAACTTAAGGATTCTAGCAATATCCACGGTTATTGGAGTTGTAGTATATTTCCTAACTGGTTCTGCGTTAATTGTAGCAGGGGTAGTCGTAGATTCCATACTCCTCTCCTTTTTGGACAGAACTGGACTCAGCTTACTAAGCGCTTTATCATGGATCTCTTTGCCGTACCTTATCATGGCAGATCCTGGCTCCCAAGAGACCGGCTTATGCATAGGAAGAGTAGAGAAGGTTTTAGCTAGAAGTTTAATCCCTGGATTTTTCCAGTCTGGTTACAGATATAAATGGTTTAGCGTGGAGAGACCATTTTGTATAGAACTCGATAAATTAAAGAACTTCAATACTGTGATTCTAGGCTCGAGCGGTTACGGTAAATCCTCTTTGGCTAAACTTATTCTTTCAAAACTTGACGTAGATTACATAGTGTTTGATCTTCACGGAGAATATACGGATCTTAAAGGCAAGAGGATTGATGTGGCCTCCAATGGAATTAATCCTTTATCCCTCTTTGGGAGATCTCCTAAGCAACGGTCAATTGAAATCTCTATGATGCTTAAGTCCATCTTCAATTTGGGGAATATACAAACAATGGATTTGTCGAACCTAATCATAGAGGGATATCAAGAAAAAGGGATATATGATGAGGACGAGCGTAGTTGGATCCTTAGTCCACCAACGTTTAGAGACTTGATTTTGCTCCTGGAGAGAAAAAAGAGAGCATCATTAAATTCAGCAGATCTAAGTCGCTGGGGAAGCATTGAACCGTATCTGAGGTTCCTAGATTCCAATGTATTTAATGGGTCTGAGGACATAAGTAAGATCATTGAAGGTAAGACTATTTTAGACTTTTCTAGAATATCTATTTCAAATATCAAGTACGTTCTTATGGAGACTATTTTGACCTCTATCCTAGGAACCATGTACACTCAGAAATATGGCTCACTAAGGCGTTTAGTTGTGATAGATGAAGCCCCCTTCCTCTTGGAAAAGGAGAGCGGTGAGATAATGGCCGAAAGGCTATTTGCTGAAGGTAGGAAATTTGGCTATGGATTTGTGATGATATCTCAATATTCATCTAAGCTTGAAAAAATGATCAATAACGCATCACTAGTGATGGTGATGGGAATGAAAGAACCGAACGAAGTGAACTACATTTCTAGATTGTTAGGGGATAGAAGCTATGAATCTGAGAGGGTGATTTATGAAACTGTTACAGGACTTGAAAGGGGAATGATAATGACAAGAGATATAACAGTGAATGATATAATAGTTGTTCGCTTACATCAGGGGTGA